One stretch of Candidatus Binatus sp. DNA includes these proteins:
- a CDS encoding DUF2924 domain-containing protein: protein MNQGIFGGETAQVSNQIAALFDLRVSELKDRWRSVYGTEPPPRSSRKLLISAIAYRMQERAFGGLKPSVRRLLERVSNEASDHRISRTPTVTRASTGTVLIRDWQGKSHHVTVLDRGVLYRKKNYRSLSQVARVITGCRWSGPLFFGLRGRSKEGTHGTR, encoded by the coding sequence ATGAACCAGGGAATTTTCGGCGGCGAAACCGCACAGGTCTCAAACCAAATCGCGGCCCTGTTCGATCTGAGGGTAAGCGAACTAAAAGACCGATGGCGATCCGTTTACGGCACGGAACCTCCTCCGCGCAGCAGTCGGAAATTGCTCATTTCTGCAATTGCATACCGTATGCAGGAGCGAGCGTTTGGTGGTCTCAAGCCGTCCGTCCGCCGCCTGCTCGAACGTGTGTCTAACGAGGCGAGCGACCACCGAATTTCGCGCACCCCGACAGTTACAAGAGCCTCTACCGGCACGGTTCTGATCCGCGATTGGCAGGGCAAGAGTCACCACGTCACGGTGCTCGACCGAGGAGTTCTGTATCGCAAAAAGAACTACCGTTCGCTTTCACAAGTTGCCCGCGTCATCACCGGCTGCAGGTGGTCGGGACCTCTCTTTTTCGGTTTGAGAGGTCGCTCGAAGGAGGGGACTCATGGAACGCGCTAA